The following DNA comes from Marinilactibacillus sp. Marseille-P9653.
AAAAGAACAATCTGTTGTCTTGCAGAAAATGTGTGAAAATCTTCCGTCCATTAAACTGGCGACTAGTCAAAACCAAATACTCGCGGATCTCTTCAAAGGAACCGCAGAACAACTTCATGAAAAGAATACAGGGTTAGACTTGTTGCAAGACATTTCAGAACTTTATCAAACGTTCAAAGAGTCTGAACTACCTCAAACAAGAAAGGAATTTGAGAGTAGGGCAATTTTATTTCAGATTTTGAATGATTTTATCCGATTCATCAAAATCAAAAGAGAATTTTTTCTCACTGAAAAAGTAGATTCAAACCAGAATGATAATTGAAAGAGGAGTAGAGTTAGAATGAAAAAAATATTAGGACTTTGCATGCTTATTTTTTTAGTAGCAGGATGTGGCAATCAAGAGAATGCATCGACAGAATCAGAAACTTCTGGAAATACACAGGATCAAAATGAAGAGGTTACGTATACGATTGAGTTTTCTATCGATGATGAGCTCTATAGTGTCGATGAAGATGAGATGAATCAGGAATTGAATAGTCCAAAAGATACAACATTACTTGAAGTCATGCATGAAGAGTTCGGTGCAGTAGATAGCGATGGTTTTATTACTGCTATTAATGGCTTAGAACAAAAAGATGATAAAAAGGCTTATTGGTTATTTGACATCAACGGAGAGTTTTCTCAGGTAGGGGCAGGTGATTACGTTTTAGAAGAAGGTGACGAGATTACCTGGAAACTTGAAACGGGTCAAGATGAGGAATAGTAAGAACCAATTTTCTGTATACAGATTAACTGTTCTGGCACTGATGATTGCGCTCGTACAAACTAGTCGGCTGGTCTTTAGTTTTCTTCCAAATGTACAACCGGTTACGACGATTCTGATTTTAATGACAATCACATTTGGTGTTGTGGATGCGATAATTGTTGGGTGTGGTTCAATTATTGTCTCTAATTTATTTTTAGGGATGGGACCATGGACGCTCTCTCAGGTTGTTGCATTCACCATCATCATTCTAGTCAGTTATGCTTTCTCCCTATGCATAAAGAAATTGGATGGTGATTTTATCTATTGGGTGATCTTTTCTGGCGTAACAGGTATCTTGTTTGGTTTCATTATTTCCGTCATTCAGGCCCTGATGTATCAGATGGTTTTTCCAGCGTTTATCGGATACTGGATTGCCGGTATCTGGTTCGATGTCTATCATGCGATTGGGAATAGTGTATTTATGGTTTTACTTTATACACCTTTGATTCCAATGTTTAATAAAATAAATCGAAAAATTAAAAAAAGCCCGTCGTGAAAGTATACTGATTATTCAGTATGCATCATGACGGGTCTTTTTTATTCGTCTCTTAAAGCAATAGGCTTATCTAGAATTTCTTTATAAGCAAAAGCTCTAACAATGTTATCTTCTGTAAATCCAAATTCAGCTGTTTCATTAGATTTAGAAATACTTTTTGTTTTCAATGATTTGACTTCAGTCATTGTATTCGAGGACTGATTTCTAAGTTTGTTTGTACGTTCTTGTCGAGCTTGATCAAGCTTTTCTCTATCTTTTCTACGTCTTTCTCGCTCAGTCGTAATATCTCTTGCAGCACCTCTAGCGGTACTAGCATCTTGCACAGTCTTATCTCTAGCTGAACGCCTTTGGTTTACAGTCTGCTGTTGAGTGGATCTCTGAGGAGTCGCTTGCCTATTTTGCTTAGGCGCAGCTTGAGTAGTAGATCTACGAGTAGAAGTCTGAGTCGGTTCGTTAAAAACGTTTCTTCTATTAGAAGACTGATTCTTGTTTGCTTTTTTACTTAGTGAGTTCAGCACACCTGATACAATACTAAAGAAAATCACTAATTGAACTAACCAGATCAGGATATCCATATCTTATCACTCTTCTTCGTCAGTAGGTCCGGCTTGATTTGATATAGAACTTCTCATATCAGTATCAGCATTTATATTCTGCATTTTATAGTAATCCATTACGCCGATTGTACCATTACGCAATGCTTCAGCCATAGCAAGTGGGACTTTTGCTTCAGACTCGACAACTTTAGCACGCATTTTTTGAGTTTCAGCACGCATTTCTTGTTCTTGTGCAATCGCCATAGAACGTCTTTCTTCAGCTTTAGCTTGGGCAATATTTTTATCTGCTTCAGCTTGCTCTGTTTGTAGTTTTGCTCCGATATTACGACCAACATCGATATCCGCAATATCAATAGATAGAATCTCAAATGCAGTACCAGAGTCCAACCCTTTACTTAACACAGTTTTAGAAATCATATCCGGGTTTTCAAGGACGTCTGAGTGTTTATCTGCAGAACCAACAGTAGTTACAACACCCTCACCAACACGAGCGATGATGGTATCTTCACCAGCACCACCGACTAATCTCTCGATATTCGCACGAACAGTTACTTTCGCTTTCGCTACGATTTCGATACCATCTTTAGCAACTGCAGCGATATCTGGAGTAACGATCACTTTAGGATTAACGGAAAATTGAACGGCTTCAAATACGTTACGACCAGCTAAGTCAATTGCTGCAGCTTTTTCAAATTCAAGGTCAATATCTGCACGGTAAGAAGCGATCAATGCATCAATAACTGCATTTACATTACCACCTGCAAGATGATGTGCTTCTAATTCGTTTGTAGAAAGGGTGATACCTGCTTTAGTCGCTTTGATTAGAGGTCTGATGATCGCATGAGGACTAACTTGACGTAATCTCATACCAATCAGTGTTCCAATACCTACTTTAACGCCAGAAAAGTAGGCTGTAACCCATAACCCAACAGGGACGAATCTTAGGAAAATACTGATTAAAACAATCGCAAAGACTGCGAAAATAATGATGCCGTAAAAACCATCTAACATAAAATCATTCATATAGTTTGTCTCCTATTCTATTTTTTTCTAACAATCACTTTTGTACCCAAAACTTTTTCGATAACGACGGTCACATCTTTTGAAATGTATCCTTCGTCACTTAATACATCTACTAAGATTCCATCGATGGTTCCAAATGAGACTTTACCGGATGGACGTAAAGGTGTTTGTGTGACGCCTTCAAGACCTGGTTCAATCTGTATAGTAGATTTTTTTGTAGCTGATTTTTGATTGCCTTTTATATCAGTATTCAATATCAATTTATTGACATTCGTAAGAGAATAGCCAGTTCTTACGAGATAGAATACAACACCAGACGTGATCACAATCGCCATACTTAAATCTCTGATTGTCATGGTAATATCTCCAAGGGTCAGGTAGAGACCGGATATCAAAAAGAGTGCACCCAGTATTCCGGCAACGCCGAACTCTGGAACAAATATCTCAAAGATAATCAATAGTAAACCAGCTGTGAATAGAACTAATGGTAACCAAGTATCGATTCCAATGACACTAAAGTAAGCAATAAAGCTGAGCATTGTGACTGAAAAACCAGTTTTTGATAATGGTGTCAAAATCGCAATAGCAACTCCAATAAAACCAATAGCGAGTAGTAATCCTTCCATTTTTTAGCCTCCTTTACTCGGTATGTAACCTCCTTCGATCACCTTACAATACTAATGATAGCATTTTATTGTTATAAAGTCATCGGTCTGGAGGCGGATAACCTAATTGATTTTGCTTATTATTGTGTAACAATTTATATAACTAAATAAATCTTGAGTATAAAATATTGGTACCTTTTTTTTGATGTTAATTATGCCTTAATTTTAACAGAAAAGAAGGTTAAAATCTGGAATGAAGCAGATTATTTCTTAGTAGATATCGTGCATGTTATAAATGAATAATTATAAATAAGTATAAGTAATTATTTGAAATGTTCTTTTAGGGTTCGATCAATTTAAGTGCTTAACATTCTAACAGAATGAATTTTTACTCAGATAATATAAACTTTACAATACTTTAGCACACTCTATACATATAGGATAGAATAAGTGAAATTGTTTGGTGTTATAATGAAGTTAGGATACAATATCGGTAGAAGAGAATAAAATGAGATTTGTAACGTATAGAATATTTGTGTGTTTTTATCAACACATGTGAGTAGTTTCTTAGGAAGCATCTCATCTCATATTAATAAGTGAAAGGAGGTCTTCTTGAATGGATAATGAATTTTCATCCAAGATGACTGATTCAGAAATGGAAAAGTCACTTTACCTATTCAACAAAGGAGAAAACTTTGATAGTTACTTTATTTTAGGAACAACTGAGTTGGATAACGGTTTTCGTTTTACTCTATGGGCACCTCGTGCAGCTGAAGTATATGTAGTAGGTGACTTCAATCAATGGCAAGAGGAAGCCATGATGCAAAGAATATCTGAAACAGGAGCCTGGTCAATGGCTGTTCCAGAAGCTAGGACAGGTGACCACTACAAATACAAAATTGTACAGCAGGATGGAACAATTACTTACAAAATTGATCCCTATGCAAAAGAATTTGAAGT
Coding sequences within:
- a CDS encoding DUF4430 domain-containing protein — its product is MKKILGLCMLIFLVAGCGNQENASTESETSGNTQDQNEEVTYTIEFSIDDELYSVDEDEMNQELNSPKDTTLLEVMHEEFGAVDSDGFITAINGLEQKDDKKAYWLFDINGEFSQVGAGDYVLEEGDEITWKLETGQDEE
- a CDS encoding ECF transporter S component codes for the protein MRNSKNQFSVYRLTVLALMIALVQTSRLVFSFLPNVQPVTTILILMTITFGVVDAIIVGCGSIIVSNLFLGMGPWTLSQVVAFTIIILVSYAFSLCIKKLDGDFIYWVIFSGVTGILFGFIISVIQALMYQMVFPAFIGYWIAGIWFDVYHAIGNSVFMVLLYTPLIPMFNKINRKIKKSPS
- the floA gene encoding flotillin-like protein FloA (flotillin-like protein involved in membrane lipid rafts); its protein translation is MNDFMLDGFYGIIIFAVFAIVLISIFLRFVPVGLWVTAYFSGVKVGIGTLIGMRLRQVSPHAIIRPLIKATKAGITLSTNELEAHHLAGGNVNAVIDALIASYRADIDLEFEKAAAIDLAGRNVFEAVQFSVNPKVIVTPDIAAVAKDGIEIVAKAKVTVRANIERLVGGAGEDTIIARVGEGVVTTVGSADKHSDVLENPDMISKTVLSKGLDSGTAFEILSIDIADIDVGRNIGAKLQTEQAEADKNIAQAKAEERRSMAIAQEQEMRAETQKMRAKVVESEAKVPLAMAEALRNGTIGVMDYYKMQNINADTDMRSSISNQAGPTDEEE
- a CDS encoding NfeD family protein; this encodes MEGLLLAIGFIGVAIAILTPLSKTGFSVTMLSFIAYFSVIGIDTWLPLVLFTAGLLLIIFEIFVPEFGVAGILGALFLISGLYLTLGDITMTIRDLSMAIVITSGVVFYLVRTGYSLTNVNKLILNTDIKGNQKSATKKSTIQIEPGLEGVTQTPLRPSGKVSFGTIDGILVDVLSDEGYISKDVTVVIEKVLGTKVIVRKK